A genomic window from Cytobacillus suaedae includes:
- a CDS encoding DeoR family transcriptional regulator — MKNSTNRMLTRIKSVYMFINEKGTVSTQELVDEFGITPRTIQRDLNVLAYNDLVRSPSRGKWTTTKKKIKLTS, encoded by the coding sequence TTGAAGAATTCAACAAACCGGATGCTAACCCGTATCAAATCAGTCTACATGTTTATAAATGAGAAAGGAACTGTGTCAACACAGGAACTTGTTGATGAATTTGGTATAACTCCTCGTACAATCCAGCGCGATTTAAATGTGTTAGCATATAACGATTTGGTGCGCAGTCCAAGTCGTGGCAAATGGACGACAACAAAAAAGAAAATAAAATTAACATCTTAG
- a CDS encoding rRNA pseudouridine synthase, whose product MLSTVGFGSRKEVKALLKSGAVKIEGQIIKDSGKHVNPEEQTVTVHGEPVVYKEFIYLMLNKPPGVISATEDSMHQTVIDLLEMEDAIYEPFPVGRLDKDTEGLLLLTNDGQLSHQLLSPKNHVPKTYFAIIEGEVTSEDVVKFKEGVVLEDDYKTLPADLVILKQGISSDIEVTITEGKFHQVKRMFEAVGKRVVYLQRIKMGPLSLDETLELGEYRELTEEEVELLKNANVKSDQ is encoded by the coding sequence ATGTTATCAACGGTTGGTTTTGGGAGTCGTAAGGAAGTTAAGGCTCTGCTGAAATCTGGGGCTGTGAAAATAGAAGGACAGATAATAAAAGATTCTGGAAAGCATGTTAATCCAGAAGAACAGACAGTAACTGTTCATGGTGAACCAGTTGTTTATAAAGAGTTTATCTATTTAATGCTTAATAAACCACCTGGTGTTATTTCAGCGACAGAGGATTCAATGCACCAAACAGTGATTGATTTGCTCGAAATGGAAGATGCCATCTATGAACCCTTTCCTGTAGGAAGATTAGATAAGGATACGGAAGGTCTACTGTTATTGACGAATGATGGTCAACTATCTCACCAGCTTCTTTCCCCTAAGAATCATGTACCGAAAACGTATTTTGCAATCATCGAAGGAGAAGTAACGAGTGAGGATGTGGTTAAATTTAAGGAAGGTGTAGTTCTCGAGGATGACTACAAAACACTACCTGCAGATTTGGTTATTTTAAAACAAGGAATCTCATCTGATATTGAAGTAACTATCACAGAAGGAAAATTCCATCAGGTAAAACGGATGTTTGAGGCGGTTGGAAAAAGAGTGGTTTATTTACAAAGAATTAAAATGGGTCCTCTCTCATTAGATGAAACATTAGAATTAGGAGAGTACAGAGAGCTTACAGAAGAAGAAGTTGAATTATTAAAAAATGCAAACGTGAAAAGCGACCAGTAA